The Granulicella sp. 5B5 nucleotide sequence GCCGGAGCGCTCGCCCCCCGCCTGCATCGACGTCTGCCCGCCCCACATCATCACCACGTTGTTGCCGATACCCATGAACCCTTCGAGCACCGCATTGCCCACGCCGCGCCCGTAGCTGATCAGCAGCACCACCGTCACCAGCCCCCACATGATGCCGAGCATCGTCAGCACCGACCGCACGCGGTTGCGGTTCAGCGACTCGATCGACTCGGTAAACACCTCACGCACGTTCATGGCTAATCGGTCCTCAGACATTCAATCGGTGTCATCCCCGCAGCACGCAGCGCGGGATATGTACCGGCGGAGACCGTAATCACGCCCAGCGTTACCAGCGATGCGATGATCGCCGTCGCCGAGATCACCGGATGCGGCACGAAGTCCGGCAGCGGCAGCATCCGGATCAGTACGCACACGCCCACACCGCAGACTAGTCCGGCCGCGCCGCTCACCAGTGTGATGATCGCGGACTCCACCAGGAACTGCCGCCGTATGTCGCGCGCTGTGGCACCCAGCGCCTTGCGCACGCCAATCTCGCGTGTGCGTTCGGAGACCGCCACCAGCATGATGTTCATCACACCGATGCCGCCGAGCAGCAGCGTCAGCAGTGCGACGGCCGCGAAGAACAGCGTCATCACATGGAAGATGCGGTCGGTAAACTGTGCGCCCTCCAGCGTGTCCCACACCCACAACGCGTCCAGGTCATCCGGGTCGAAGTGGTGCCGTTCCGCGAGGATCTCGCGCACCTCACGCAGCGCCGCCACATGCTTTTCAGGCGAGACTGGTTGCACCACAATGTTGTTCACCGTGCCCACCGGCGCTGCCTGCGCATCCGGGCCCGTGCCTTTGAAGTCCGGCGGAAAGTCGCGCAGCATCGCGGAGAAGGGCACAAAAAGCTGCGTGTTGTCTGGCCCGGAGCCATAGCTGCCGTTCTGTTGCTTCTTGGCTAGTACGCCGATCACCGTGTACGGATACCCTTCAATCATCACCGGCTGCCCGATCGCAGGCTTGCCGGGAAAAAGCTGCCGAAAGCTTTCCGCTCCCAGAATAACGACGCGGTTCGCATTGGTCTCGTCGTCGTCGTTCATCAGGCGCCCCTGTTCCACCTTCAGCGAGCGGAAGTTCTGGTACTGCGGCCACACCCCCCGCACCGCGCGGCTTGAGGCGTTCCATTGGCTCACCTCGCTCACCGTGCGCCTAATCTCGGGAGAGACCGTCTTCACCAGATGAGCATCCTGCTGGATCGCCTCCGCGTCGCCGATGTTGAGTTGGATGTTCCGCCCCGACGCATAGCCACCCGAGGGCATCGCCGTCTTGCCGCCGAAGCAGATTGCGATGTCTGTGCCGATGGTTCTCAGCCGCTCATGCTGGTCGATCCCGAAGCCGATCCCCAGGCCCACCAGCAGGATCACCGACGTGATCCCCCACAGGATGCCGAACATGGTCAAAAAACTGCGGAGTTTGGACTCCCACAGTGCCGCCAGCGTTTGTCGAAAAATCTCAAGAATCGGCATGGTGATAAGGGGACTGCAAAGGCTGATACGCGCCGTGACGCCCACCGGTTCCCGCCTTAGGCGACTTTCAACGCCGCAGCACGGTACGATGGTGAGGCGGCCATCGCCCGGATGGTGGAATCGGCAGACACAGCGGACTTAAAATCCGCAGCTGCGAAAGCGGCGTGGGGGTTCAAGTCCCCCTCCGGGCACCATCGGCGGCTAACCTCAATGCGCTGAATCCCATCCTACAAACGACCCACCGCCACCGGAGGACGCCGTTGCTCGCTCACATCCTGTTGTCCGCGATTGTGGGCCTCAGCATTCTGCTCATGCTCGTCCGCCCGCGCAACATCGCGGAGGTCTGGTGGGTCGGCGGCGGTGCATTTCTGCTGGTCGCTGTTCGACTCATCCCACTCTCGCTCGCCGGCCGCGCCATCGCGCAGGGTACCGACGTCTACCTCTTCCTCATCGGCATGATGCTGCTCTCCGAACTTGCCCGCGAACAGGGCGTCTTCGACTGGATGTCATCGCATGCCGTTCGCAGCGCGGCCGGTTCCAGCACGCGCCTCTTCACTCTCGTCTACGTCATCGGTGCGCTGGTCACCATCTTCATGTCGAATGACGCCACCGCCGTCGTTCTCACCCCCGCCATCCTCGCTGCCGTACGCAAGGCAAAAGTTGAGCCGTTGCCGCACCTCTTCGCCTGCGCGCTCATCGCGAACGCAGCCTCGTTTGTGCTGCCCATCTCCAATCCCGCCAACCTCGTCGTCTTCGACGGCGCAATGCCTCCACTCGCGCGCTGGCTCGCGGGCTTCGCACTGCCGTCGCTGCTCTCCGTCGCCGTCACCTACACGGTCATGCGCATCCTCTTCCGCAAGCAATTGCGCGCTCCACTCGCAGGCTCGTCCAACAATGTCGAACTCAGCAGCAACGGCAAGCTCGTCCTCGTAGGCCTTGCCTTTATGGTCGCCGTGCTGCTCACAGCCTCCGCGATGGGCCGCGAACTCGGTCTGCCAACTTGCCTCGCCGCATTGGGAATCACTGCCGTCGTCTGCCTCCGCGCGCGCACCAACCCCCTCGCTCTGGCAAAGGAGATCAGCTGGACCACCCTCGCGCTCGTCGCCGGGCTCTTCGTCATGGTCAACGCGGTCGAGTCCATCGGGGCGCTCCGCTATACGCAAGCGGCGCTGGCTTACGTGCAACACCTGCCCACGGCAGCCGGAGCGTACCTCACCGGCTTCGTCGTCGGCATCGCCAACAACCTCATCAACAACCTGCCGCTCGGCCTTATTGCCTCGGGAACGCTTCATGCGTCGCGAGTTCAAGGCCTGCTAGCCAATGCGATTCTCATCGGCGTCGATCTCGGCCCGAACCTCTCCGTCACCGGCTCGCTTGCCACCATCCTCTGGCTGCTCGCTCTGCGCAAGGAGCACGTTGAGGTCAGCTTCGGTCAGTTCCTGAAAATCGGAATCGTGGCGATGCCCATCGCTCTGGCCGCAGCCTTAGCGGGTGCTGTGCTAGTGCACAGCTTTTAGAACTTGTAAGGAAGGTTCTTCCAGAGCAGCGGTATGTAATACGTCTCCAGGTACCACGACACGACGAACAGAAACGCCATAGCTCCCAGCGTCAGGAAGTAGATCCGCATCGGCAGCGTCCCCAGTATGGAGGGTAACGGCTCGGCCCCGCGACGCTCCGCCCACGCAAAGAACAGCCCGCTCACAAGGCAGCACGCCGCAGCCAGCGCAGCCCTGTCCATCGAAAGCAGCAGCCGGTCCTCCCAATGCGTGCCCGGCACAAAGAACGCGCTGAACAGCAACGGGAACAGCGACAGCAGGCTCACCATAAACGAGAACGGTTTGCCGAGTTCGACCAGCACCGCGGGCCTCCTGCGACGCCACTATCGTAACTCCAAACCTGTGCGGATGGCTCGAAACTATGCGCTCGGCTTGGGCGGGTACGGCTTGGTCTGCGACGTCCGCTGCTCCATCGGCACATAGGGCGCAGGCCACGCCGGGCCCGTGTAGTCCGCGCGCGGGCGGATCAGCCGGTTGTCGTCGTGCTGCTCAATCACATGCGCGCACCAGCCCGCAATGCGGCTGATCGCGAAGATCGGCGTGAACAGGTCGATGTCGATGCCCAGCGTCGTGTACGTGCTCGCCGAGTAGAAATCGACGTTCGCGTTCAGCTTCTTCTCGTCCTTCACAAACAGTTCGATCTTGCGCGACATCTCATACCACTTCGGGTTCGCGTCCCTGCCCAGGTCTTCGGACATCTTGCGCAGGTGCGTCGCGCGCGGGTCTTCGGTGGTGTACACGCGGTGGCCGAACCCGGAGATCTTCACCTTGTTCGCCAGCATCGTGCGCACATGCTCCACCGGGTCCTCGCCCGCCTTGTCGATGTCGTACAGCAGGTGCATCACAGCCTCGTTCGCACCGCCGTGCAGCGGCCCCTTCAGCGCACCGATCGCGCCGGTAATGGCCGAGTGCATATCGCTCAGCGTCGCCGCGATCACGCGTGCTGCAAACGTGCTCGCATTCAGTTCGTGGTCCGCGTGCAGAATCAACGCTACATCGAGTGCCTTGGTCGCGGTCTCGGTCGGCAGCTCGCCGTTCAGCATCCACAGGAAGTTCCCTGCATGCGAGAGCGAGGTGTCGGGCTTCACAATCTCCTTGCCCTTGCGGATGCGGTCGAATACCGCCACGATCATCGCAATCTGCGCCGTCAGCCGGAAGCTCTTGCGCAGGTTGCCGGTGTGCAGCACGCTCTTCTCGTCCGGGTCGTAGATCGACAGCAGCGACACCGCTGTGCGCAGCACCTCCATCGGCGACGCGGTCTTCGGCACGTTCTCCAGGAACTCGATCACGTCATCCGGTAGCTGACGCGCCGCGGCCAGCTGATGGCTGAAGTCGTTTAGCTCGCCCGCCGTCGGCAACGCGCCGTTCCACAGCAGGTATGTCACCTCTTCAAAGCTGCTCTTTTCGGCCAGCTCGTGGATATCAATACCACGGTAGGACAGGATGCCCTTGGCGCCATCGATAAAGCAGATGGAGGATTCATTCGCGACGACGTCCTGCAAACCTTTGGGAGCGGAGGTAGACATGCTGCGTTCTCCTTTAGAAATCAAATGTCGATTGATTATCGAATGTGGCTTCTGCGATTGTCATGTCAATCGCGCGAATATCGAAAACCCTGTGCGATTCAGCTCGCACGAAACCGCTGCGGTGCAAATGCGTCGAGCGTCACAACAGGCTCTTTGCCCTCGATCAGGTCGGCCACAATCTGTGCTGTCGCCGGCGCCAGCAGGATGCCGTTGCGAAAGTGTCCCGTCGCCCACAACACGTCGCCATCACGCCCAATTACCGGCAGCATGTCTGGCGTAGCGGGCCGCAGCCCAGCCCATGCCTCCACTATCGGCGCAGCCTGTTCATCGCTCAAAGCAGGCAGCAACTCTGCCGCCAGCGCACGCAACCGCTCCAGGTCGTCAGCATGCGTCGCTGTATCGAAGCCCGCATCTTCCACAGTCGCACCGATCACTGCTGTTCCGGCCTGCGGTCCTGCGGTGCGCGGCACCACGTACACGGCTTCGCTGCGGTGCACCTCACCGAGCGCGCGCAACTCCTCCGGCAGCGCAACCCGCAGCATCTGCCCCTTGCGCGGACTGACCGGCACACGCCCCTCCGGAGACAGTTTTCCAGCCCACGCACCCGCAGCCATGACTTTCGTCAGCCTTTTCAGGTTCGAGTCTTCCATGGGGCTTTCTTCGCGCAGATGGACGTCCGCAGCACGCGTCGCAGCCAGCAAAGCAACCGCTAGTTGTCGCGGATCCAGCGACATCTCTTCCAGCCGCGTCCGGCTTCCGTCGATTCCATGCTGCACCGCAATCCGCGTCTGGATCGGCACCGCTAACCCAGAGAGAGATTCAATCCGCGCCAGGAAGTCCGGATATAAATCCTTGCTGTACTTGGAGATATCGCGCAGCCCCGGCGGATTGTGCGGGTCCTCGGCAGCCAGCATCCCGGCTGCGGCCCACGACGCCTGCTCCATCGCCCGGCCCCGTTCAAACACCGTCGCCCGCACTCCGCGCCTCGCCAGCTCCAGCGCAATCGACAGTCCAATGATCCCGCCACCGGCGATCACAACAGGCTGCATGGAGATATCGGGGGGCAGGGCAGGGGTGGTACGGGCAGGCATGTGCCTCCATAGTAAGCCATTCTGTTGCTCTAAAAG carries:
- a CDS encoding citrate synthase codes for the protein MSTSAPKGLQDVVANESSICFIDGAKGILSYRGIDIHELAEKSSFEEVTYLLWNGALPTAGELNDFSHQLAAARQLPDDVIEFLENVPKTASPMEVLRTAVSLLSIYDPDEKSVLHTGNLRKSFRLTAQIAMIVAVFDRIRKGKEIVKPDTSLSHAGNFLWMLNGELPTETATKALDVALILHADHELNASTFAARVIAATLSDMHSAITGAIGALKGPLHGGANEAVMHLLYDIDKAGEDPVEHVRTMLANKVKISGFGHRVYTTEDPRATHLRKMSEDLGRDANPKWYEMSRKIELFVKDEKKLNANVDFYSASTYTTLGIDIDLFTPIFAISRIAGWCAHVIEQHDDNRLIRPRADYTGPAWPAPYVPMEQRTSQTKPYPPKPSA
- a CDS encoding arsenic transporter; this encodes MLAHILLSAIVGLSILLMLVRPRNIAEVWWVGGGAFLLVAVRLIPLSLAGRAIAQGTDVYLFLIGMMLLSELAREQGVFDWMSSHAVRSAAGSSTRLFTLVYVIGALVTIFMSNDATAVVLTPAILAAVRKAKVEPLPHLFACALIANAASFVLPISNPANLVVFDGAMPPLARWLAGFALPSLLSVAVTYTVMRILFRKQLRAPLAGSSNNVELSSNGKLVLVGLAFMVAVLLTASAMGRELGLPTCLAALGITAVVCLRARTNPLALAKEISWTTLALVAGLFVMVNAVESIGALRYTQAALAYVQHLPTAAGAYLTGFVVGIANNLINNLPLGLIASGTLHASRVQGLLANAILIGVDLGPNLSVTGSLATILWLLALRKEHVEVSFGQFLKIGIVAMPIALAAALAGAVLVHSF
- a CDS encoding FAD-dependent oxidoreductase, with the translated sequence MPARTTPALPPDISMQPVVIAGGGIIGLSIALELARRGVRATVFERGRAMEQASWAAAGMLAAEDPHNPPGLRDISKYSKDLYPDFLARIESLSGLAVPIQTRIAVQHGIDGSRTRLEEMSLDPRQLAVALLAATRAADVHLREESPMEDSNLKRLTKVMAAGAWAGKLSPEGRVPVSPRKGQMLRVALPEELRALGEVHRSEAVYVVPRTAGPQAGTAVIGATVEDAGFDTATHADDLERLRALAAELLPALSDEQAAPIVEAWAGLRPATPDMLPVIGRDGDVLWATGHFRNGILLAPATAQIVADLIEGKEPVVTLDAFAPQRFRAS
- a CDS encoding ABC transporter permease; the protein is MPILEIFRQTLAALWESKLRSFLTMFGILWGITSVILLVGLGIGFGIDQHERLRTIGTDIAICFGGKTAMPSGGYASGRNIQLNIGDAEAIQQDAHLVKTVSPEIRRTVSEVSQWNASSRAVRGVWPQYQNFRSLKVEQGRLMNDDDETNANRVVILGAESFRQLFPGKPAIGQPVMIEGYPYTVIGVLAKKQQNGSYGSGPDNTQLFVPFSAMLRDFPPDFKGTGPDAQAAPVGTVNNIVVQPVSPEKHVAALREVREILAERHHFDPDDLDALWVWDTLEGAQFTDRIFHVMTLFFAAVALLTLLLGGIGVMNIMLVAVSERTREIGVRKALGATARDIRRQFLVESAIITLVSGAAGLVCGVGVCVLIRMLPLPDFVPHPVISATAIIASLVTLGVITVSAGTYPALRAAGMTPIECLRTD